Proteins from a genomic interval of Bradyrhizobium sp. CCBAU 53340:
- a CDS encoding amidohydrolase: MIAGSIPTVPAPSVTAPARALPSGACDAHSHVFGPFGSYPPIERSVYALPEAGPEIHAAARGVLGVARGVLTQPAPYASDPSAMLAAIASAPQALRGVAVTDESIDGVMLERWRAGGIAGLRFTEMRTPSGERYPGSVGVAALHALAPRMRELGMHAQLWATASQLVEHLPALLRLGVPLVVDHMGNPNPDEGPDGPAFARIVDLLADGALWIKLVVCRLSAGGADYARIQPLHDRLVERAPHRLVWGSDWPYVRIRPAPDAGRLADLFQDWLRDVELIRRILVVNPTELYDFKEEEQA; the protein is encoded by the coding sequence GTGATCGCGGGTTCGATCCCGACCGTTCCTGCCCCGTCTGTCACTGCACCCGCGCGGGCGCTTCCGAGCGGTGCCTGCGACGCCCATAGCCACGTCTTCGGGCCTTTCGGCTCCTATCCGCCGATCGAGCGGTCCGTCTATGCACTGCCCGAGGCCGGCCCCGAGATTCACGCCGCCGCTCGCGGCGTGCTCGGCGTCGCGCGCGGCGTGCTGACGCAGCCCGCGCCCTACGCCAGCGATCCCAGCGCCATGCTGGCGGCGATCGCGAGCGCACCACAGGCCCTGCGCGGCGTCGCGGTGACGGACGAATCCATCGACGGTGTGATGCTGGAACGCTGGCGCGCCGGCGGCATTGCCGGATTGCGCTTCACCGAGATGCGAACGCCTTCCGGAGAGCGCTATCCCGGCAGCGTGGGTGTTGCGGCGCTTCACGCGCTGGCGCCACGCATGCGCGAACTCGGCATGCATGCCCAGCTCTGGGCCACCGCATCCCAGCTTGTCGAGCATCTGCCTGCATTGCTCCGGCTTGGTGTGCCGTTGGTGGTGGATCACATGGGCAACCCGAATCCGGACGAGGGGCCGGACGGGCCAGCCTTCGCCCGGATCGTCGATCTGCTCGCGGACGGCGCGCTGTGGATCAAGCTGGTGGTCTGCCGCCTGTCCGCCGGCGGAGCCGATTACGCGCGCATCCAGCCGCTCCACGATCGCCTGGTCGAACGCGCGCCGCACAGGCTCGTGTGGGGCTCCGACTGGCCCTATGTCCGGATACGGCCGGCGCCGGACGCCGGACGCCTCGCCGACCTCTTTCAGGATTGGCTGCGTGATGTCGAGCTCATCCGGCGCATCCTGGTCGTGAACCCGACCGAGCTCTACGACTTCAAAGAGGAGGAACAAGCATGA
- a CDS encoding carboxymuconolactone decarboxylase family protein translates to MSTDSKQASRREARIPLLSTEEMSPAQRQIHDQVVSGPRGQMIGPLRAAIHSPELAALWSEFGEFLRYRTCLPPRLNELAILVTARRWTSQVEWWVHARACASAGMPETVIEAIGAKRAPIFSDVADLEVYEFARTLQQSGQVNEEIYTAIQRRWKTRGVVELTAVIGYYTMVAITLNAHRLPLPDGNEALPSEDELVTLPAGRLGGMS, encoded by the coding sequence ATGAGCACCGACAGCAAGCAAGCATCGCGTCGTGAGGCGCGCATTCCACTCCTCAGCACTGAGGAGATGAGCCCTGCGCAGCGGCAGATCCATGATCAGGTGGTATCGGGACCACGCGGCCAGATGATAGGTCCGCTCCGCGCGGCGATCCACAGTCCGGAACTCGCCGCGCTGTGGTCCGAGTTCGGAGAGTTCCTGCGCTATCGCACATGCCTGCCGCCGCGGTTGAACGAGCTCGCCATCCTCGTCACGGCGCGGCGCTGGACCAGTCAGGTCGAATGGTGGGTGCACGCCCGCGCTTGCGCCAGCGCCGGAATGCCCGAAACTGTGATCGAAGCCATCGGCGCCAAGCGCGCACCCATCTTCTCAGACGTGGCGGACCTGGAAGTCTACGAATTCGCCCGAACCCTCCAGCAAAGCGGCCAGGTCAACGAGGAGATCTACACTGCGATCCAGCGGCGCTGGAAAACCCGTGGCGTGGTCGAGCTGACAGCCGTGATCGGCTACTATACGATGGTCGCGATCACCCTCAACGCGCACCGATTGCCGCTTCCTGATGGAAACGAAGCGCTACCGTCCGAAGACGAGCTGGTTACCTTGCCGGCAGGGCGGCTCGGAGGCATGTCGTGA
- a CDS encoding CaiB/BaiF CoA-transferase family protein: MADDAPSAARSGPLSHIRVLDLSRIMAAPWATQILADLGADVIKVERPESGDDTRSWGPPFLKDAQGMATKDAGYFLAVNRGKRSITVDIAQPKGQAIVRQLATTADVVIENFKAGALARYGLDAGSLRTLNPALIYCSVTGFGQDGPRRDQAAYDFAIQAMGGLMSITGERDGRPGAGPQKVGIPIIDLMTGMYAAVAILAALARAKETRQGETIDLAMLDVSAAILANQAMNHLLTGRIPIRGGNRHPNIQPQDVFACADGTFVLAVGNDGQFAKLCSVLGKSEWANDPRFSTNAARVTNNAVLTELLGAQFSGWTRNKIVAALDEAGVPAAPINTVDQVLADDQVRHRQMLRHLSHPIGGNLPQIVSPIRMQDAPLRFDRAPPTLGQHTRSVLAEIGLDEVEISALVAEGIV, from the coding sequence CGATCTCAGTCGCATCATGGCCGCCCCCTGGGCGACCCAGATCCTGGCCGATCTCGGCGCGGACGTGATCAAGGTCGAACGGCCGGAGAGCGGCGATGACACGCGCAGCTGGGGCCCCCCCTTCCTGAAAGACGCGCAAGGAATGGCCACGAAGGATGCCGGCTACTTTCTTGCGGTCAATCGCGGCAAGCGATCGATCACCGTGGATATCGCGCAACCGAAGGGGCAGGCCATCGTGAGACAGCTCGCGACAACGGCCGACGTCGTGATCGAGAACTTCAAGGCCGGCGCGTTGGCGCGCTATGGTCTCGATGCAGGTTCTCTTCGGACGCTCAACCCGGCGCTGATTTATTGCTCAGTGACGGGCTTCGGTCAGGACGGACCGCGCCGCGACCAGGCCGCCTACGACTTTGCGATCCAGGCGATGGGCGGGCTCATGAGCATTACCGGCGAGCGCGACGGCCGTCCTGGAGCCGGTCCGCAGAAGGTGGGCATTCCCATCATCGATCTCATGACGGGCATGTACGCGGCGGTCGCGATCCTTGCCGCATTGGCACGCGCCAAAGAGACGCGACAGGGCGAGACCATCGATCTTGCCATGCTGGACGTCTCGGCGGCGATCCTCGCCAACCAGGCGATGAACCATCTGCTCACCGGCCGGATCCCGATACGCGGCGGCAACCGGCATCCGAACATCCAGCCGCAAGACGTATTCGCCTGCGCAGACGGGACGTTCGTCCTCGCGGTCGGTAACGACGGCCAGTTTGCCAAGCTGTGCTCGGTTCTGGGCAAGTCCGAATGGGCGAACGATCCGCGATTCAGCACCAATGCCGCTCGCGTCACCAACAACGCCGTGTTGACGGAGCTGCTGGGCGCGCAGTTCTCCGGCTGGACACGAAACAAAATCGTGGCCGCCCTCGACGAGGCTGGCGTCCCCGCCGCTCCGATCAACACAGTCGATCAGGTTCTGGCTGACGACCAGGTGCGGCACCGGCAGATGCTCCGGCATCTTTCCCACCCCATTGGCGGAAACTTGCCCCAGATCGTCAGTCCGATCCGGATGCAGGATGCTCCGCTCCGCTTCGATCGCGCGCCTCCTACTCTCGGCCAGCACACACGGTCGGTCCTCGCAGAGATCGGCCTCGACGAAGTCGAGATCTCCGCGCTTGTGGCGGAAGGCATCGTATGA